A region of the Candidatus Bathyarchaeota archaeon genome:
GAGCAGCTGAGGGAAGGCTTACAGTATTGAGCGATATAGACGTGTTGATATGCGTGAGCTCATCCAGCTCAAGGGAGGAACTGGCCCAATTGAGGAAGCAGGTACTAGCTATGGCTATGGATAAATATGGCTTACCATGGGACTATCCGGTGGAACTGCATGTATACGTTAAGGAGGAGTGTAAGGAGATTTTAAAGAAAGCGAAGAGAGCTCAATGAGGTAGGGACTTTGACGAGCTTAAAGCAACAATCGCATCACAATAATAATGGTAGAAACACTCGAATAACGCTTAAAGCATACCGAAATCACTCTTTATAATGAGGGAGGTAAAATGCTTAATCCTTCAGAAAAGCTAGTTAAAGCAGCAAAAGTAGTTTTGAAAGAAGTTTTAAACGTTAAAAAGGGGGAGCGCGCTCTTATAATTGCTAATCCAAAAAAGGATAGCTTAGAAATTTCTCAAGCCTTGTATCAAGCCTTTATCGAAAGCGATGCCCTTCCAACATTAATGCTTCAACCTGTAAAATCCAGCTTCGATTATATGAATTTAGAAGTTAGAGCTGCTATAGCTTCTGCTCCTCAAATAGTATGCTCTATAAGCCATGAAAGATTAGGTAAAGATCCTGTTTATTTAAAAGAGCCTCAACTAGCTAGCGATGGAAAAAAATACGATAATATTTTCGAGTTTTTGCTTGCTGAAAAAAAGATTAGAGGTTTTTGGAGTCCAGGAATAACTAAAAA
Encoded here:
- a CDS encoding nucleotidyltransferase domain-containing protein codes for the protein MYWVKYHLNYLRNWRKAVEAISKALKDLAVEAEVYVVGGAAEGRLTVLSDIDVLICVSSSSSREELAQLRKQVLAMAMDKYGLPWDYPVELHVYVKEECKEILKKAKRAQ